A region from the Plasmodium berghei ANKA genome assembly, chromosome: 9 genome encodes:
- a CDS encoding ATP synthase F0 subunit b-like protein, putative: MIKIKNGIKVGLGMTKRYYTNNGKGMLKEYVYTKYRISLPYIDNVKYDDLYLSSPNKEDLYVFTKKIPIFLRYLKLITSLENRNNDFVEFAKRCENGLTIEKDVYLTKEELIHLMFINGYTKKETNALDLAFNNNYQFHYPEISVLFDLNEEDVYKFCLKKRSENPETLFHLKYFKEKNMLSSYGLIFVFLYFGLNNVVLSNAWFLSKTIPFFSVFYMLASYFYKDIWNFLNKEKNLMIEQNIQNKLLAEDIIYNQLKLFSKDTECSSHLKHFKEYCNVLIKYYRKAFINENKKNIHEHLEKKLNEIYNSEQQYKNSLKNILVTEIIKKTYEHVQNDQNFYNAVLNDSINNIQNNTNNDTLVSYVKTQINFVKNENNNNPIVKNILNQYELKKKEYLNQFVVRKDEVNAIKNIIAKCNFDINKLNKEDYDNLIKLYTTINNRFGFYVNDNDIPLIIHKDNESKNLTENINFIIQQSNKIFHQKKLVSFLKSFQ, translated from the coding sequence atgattaaaataaaaaatgggaTAAAAGTCGGTCTAGGAATGACCAAAAGatattatacaaataatgGGAAAGGAATGCTAAAggaatatgtatatacaaaatatcgAATAAGTTTACCATATATAGATAATGTAAAATATGAcgatttatatttatcaagCCCCAATAAAGAAGacttatatgtatttacaaaaaaaattccaatatttttaagatatttaaaattaataacatCGCTAGAAAATCGTAATAATGATTTTGTTGAATTCGCAAAAAGGTGTGAAAATGGATTAACAATAGAAAAGGATGTATATTTAACAAAAGAAGAGTTAATACATTTAATGTTCATAAATGGATATACAAAAAAGGAAACAAATGCATTAGACTTAgcatttaataataattatcaaTTTCATTATCCTGAAATATCAgtattatttgatttaaatgaagaagatgtatataaattttgtttaaaaaaaagaagtgAAAATCCAGAAactttatttcatttaaaatattttaaagaaaaaaatatgttatcaTCATATGGTTTAATATTCGTGTTTCTGTATTTTGGCTTAAATAATGTAGTATTAAGTAATGCTTGGTTCCTTTCAAAAActattccatttttttctgtattttatatgctagcttcttatttttataaagatatatggaactttttaaataaagaaaaaaatttaatgatagaacaaaatatccaaaataaattattagcagaagatataatttataatcaGTTAAAACTTTTTTCAAAAGACACAGAATGCAGTTCCcatttaaaacattttaaagAGTATTGTAATGTGTTAATCAAATATTATAGAAAAGCttttattaatgaaaataaaaaaaacatacatgaacatttggaaaaaaaattaaatgaaatatataattctgaacagcaatataaaaattcactaaaaaatatactagTTACagaaattattaaaaaaacatatgaGCATGTTCAGAATGATCAGAATTTTTACAATGCTGTATTAAATGatagtataaataatattcaaaataatacaaataatgaTACATTAGTTAGTTATGTTAAAacacaaataaattttgttaaaaacgaaaataataataatcctattgttaaaaatatacttaATCAATATGagctaaaaaaaaaagaatatttaaatcaGTTTGTAGTACGCAAAGATGAAGTTAATgctattaaaaatattattgcaaaatgtaattttgacattaataaattaaataaagagGATTATGACAATCTTATCAAATTATACACTACCATAAATAATAGATTTGGTTTTTATGTAAATGACAATGATATACCATTAATAATTCATAAAGATAATGAATCTAAAAATTTAACTGAAAacatcaattttattatacaacaatcaaataaaatattccaCCAAAAAAAACTTGTTTCTTTCTTGAAATCTTTCCaatga
- a CDS encoding 60S ribosomal protein L35, putative — translation MSNIKAFQLRSLKKKELLEKLEEYKKELSGLRISKAIGNSAKNSKIHIVRKNVARVLTVYNQKRKLELRKLYKNKKFKPYNLKNKLTKKKRLELTKKQKSAMSLRTKKRLTNFPKRKYLLVKKN, via the exons ATG aGTAACATTAAAGCTTTTCAATTACGATccctaaaaaaaaaagaattattagaaaagctcgaagaatataaaaaggaaTTGAGCGGATTGAGAATAAGTAAAGCAATAGGGAACTCGGCAAAAAACTCTAAAATCCACATCGTTCGAAAAA ATGTCGCCAGAGTTTTAACAGTATACAACCAAAAAAGAAAACTGGAGTTGAGGAAATTATAtaagaacaaaaaattcaaaccatataacttaaaaaataaattaacaaaaaaaaagagattAGAATTAACTAAGAAACAAAAATCCGCTATGAGCTTAAG aaCAAAAAAGCGACTCACCAATTTTCCCAAAAGAAAATACCTTTTAGTAAAGAAAAACTAA